A genomic stretch from Aedes albopictus strain Foshan chromosome 2, AalbF5, whole genome shotgun sequence includes:
- the LOC109414011 gene encoding uncharacterized protein LOC109414011, producing the protein MFQNSMKLYGAIVASMALVLAVAAAPNPDVSPDTNIGDVDIVIRQQSADFLKDIYAATSQPQPDGSLEVLEELVAASVPEPIRQEVANELETSDDGTLSDDLKERINYHILEWSLQYVPDDLQRDITAVLEMYRTTGQVSEDSELLERVRQYVANLETGGRNKRGFWSGLFKAVLKYVINFFLDQWNTD; encoded by the coding sequence ATGTTCCAAAACAGTATGAAACTGTACGGAGCAATTGTAGCCTCTATGGCTTTAGTCCTTGCCGTAGCTGCTGCACCGAACCCAGATGTCTCCCCTGACACCAACATCGGAGATGTAGACATAGTCATACGCCAACAGAGCGCCGACTTTCTGAAAGACATCTACGCCGCAACGAGTCAACCGCAACCGGACGGATCCCTCGAAGTGCTCGAAGAATTAGTCGCAGCTTCTGTGCCGGAACCGATACGCCAGGAAGTGGCCAACGAGCTGGAAACCAGCGATGATGGAACCTTGTCGGACGATCTGAAAGAACGTATCAATTATCACATTCTCGAGTGGTCGCTGCAGTACGTTCCGGATGATTTACAACGGGACATCACCGCTGTTTTGGAGATGTACCGAACCACTGGACAAGTATCGGAAGATAGTGAGCTGTTGGAACGCGTCCGGCAGTACGTTGCCAACTTGGAAACTGGTGGACGAAACAAACGTGGTTTTTGGAGCGGATTGTTTAAAGCTGTGTTGAAATACGTGATCAATTTCTTTTTGGATCAATGGAATACAGATTGA